One Pleurocapsa sp. PCC 7327 DNA segment encodes these proteins:
- a CDS encoding lipopolysaccharide assembly protein LapB, whose amino-acid sequence MKISQPKRTRWVYIGVILMLLALISFSILPLVSSIAQEARVLNGSSSKSTQAEKALETKALGYQLVLEREPDNQNALEGLLEVRLQQGDLKKAIEPLEKLARLNPQQTDYTILLAQAKQQVGDYEGAIAAYRNILASQPTDIQALKGVTDLLLAQNRGGEAVSLVQKTLVEAIKDRAAKTDSVEAVNVTSLQLLLGEIYIEQERYSEALAVYEQAIKSNGEDFRPLLAKALILQKQGKNAEAEPIFDRAVALAPVQYKDRIKKMALGASDSEKKAQTN is encoded by the coding sequence ATGAAAATTTCTCAACCAAAGCGGACTCGCTGGGTATACATCGGTGTCATCTTGATGTTACTAGCTTTAATTTCGTTTTCAATCCTGCCTCTTGTCAGCAGCATCGCTCAAGAAGCGCGTGTTTTGAATGGTTCGTCTTCAAAATCCACTCAAGCCGAAAAAGCCTTAGAAACGAAGGCTTTAGGGTATCAGTTGGTATTGGAACGCGAGCCAGACAATCAAAATGCACTAGAAGGACTCCTGGAAGTGAGACTTCAACAAGGCGATCTCAAAAAAGCGATAGAGCCGCTAGAAAAATTAGCTCGGCTCAATCCTCAACAGACAGATTACACGATCTTGCTTGCTCAGGCAAAACAGCAGGTCGGCGATTATGAAGGAGCCATTGCTGCTTATCGCAATATTTTAGCCTCTCAGCCTACAGATATCCAGGCTTTAAAAGGAGTAACCGATCTCTTGCTGGCACAGAATCGCGGGGGGGAAGCCGTTTCTCTGGTGCAAAAAACTTTAGTTGAGGCAATTAAAGATCGAGCAGCTAAAACTGATTCTGTTGAAGCTGTTAATGTTACTTCGCTTCAGTTACTATTGGGAGAAATCTATATCGAGCAGGAGCGCTATTCTGAGGCGCTTGCTGTTTACGAGCAAGCGATAAAATCAAATGGGGAAGACTTCCGTCCCTTGCTAGCTAAGGCGTTAATCTTACAAAAACAAGGCAAGAACGCAGAAGCCGAACCGATCTTTGACAGAGCAGTTGCCTTGGCTCCCGTCCAGTACAAAGATCGAATTAAAAAGATGGCTCTAGGAGCATCGGATTCAGAGAAAAAAGCGCAGACAAATTAA
- a CDS encoding AAA-like domain-containing protein gives MMRVMAQGKQGRRRRRRGVILTSLGLKKLQKAKTEAEYKENCGHRYTLEALSERTGLAVDTLMKVFASEAGVDKQTLKACFSAFNLILEANDYYRPEPQNELVEPTALEREPELPEGQVPLDSAFYIERAPIEFNCYKAILQPGALIRIKAPRQMGKTSLMSRILDYASKERCQTVPINFQLADKGLFQDLDRFLQWFCANVSLGAQLPNCLSQFWDELFGSKISCKLYFEQYLLAKLNRPLVLGLDNIDWLFQYPELADDFFGLLRAWHEEAKNREIWKKLRLVVVHSTEVYIPLNVNQSPFNVGLPIELPEFTPEEVLDLAKRYGLNWSTQEVEQLMALVGGQPYLVRLALYYLGRKEVALEQILSSPTSIYSDRLQRQLWNLQSKQSGLAEAFARVVMAGEPVELDLIDAFKLQSLGLVRLQGGRATPSCKLYAQYFRAYFNSSYH, from the coding sequence ATGATGAGAGTTATGGCGCAGGGCAAGCAAGGAAGACGCAGACGCAGGCGAGGAGTAATCCTAACTTCTCTGGGACTAAAAAAACTGCAAAAAGCCAAAACTGAAGCAGAATACAAAGAAAATTGCGGTCATCGATATACTCTCGAAGCCTTAAGCGAACGAACTGGATTGGCAGTCGATACGCTGATGAAGGTTTTTGCTAGCGAAGCTGGGGTAGACAAGCAAACATTGAAAGCTTGTTTCAGTGCATTTAATTTGATTTTGGAAGCCAACGATTATTACCGACCCGAACCCCAGAACGAGTTAGTCGAACCAACCGCCCTAGAACGCGAACCAGAGTTACCAGAAGGGCAAGTTCCCCTCGATTCAGCCTTTTATATCGAGCGAGCGCCTATTGAATTTAACTGCTATAAAGCCATTTTACAACCGGGAGCGCTTATCCGCATCAAAGCGCCCAGACAAATGGGCAAAACTTCTCTGATGTCGAGAATTTTGGATTACGCAAGCAAAGAAAGATGCCAAACCGTTCCCATCAACTTTCAGCTGGCTGACAAAGGACTTTTCCAAGACTTAGATAGATTTTTACAGTGGTTTTGTGCTAACGTCAGTCTGGGAGCGCAACTGCCCAATTGTCTGTCTCAATTTTGGGACGAACTGTTTGGCAGTAAAATTAGCTGTAAACTTTACTTCGAGCAATATTTGCTAGCCAAACTCAATCGCCCCCTAGTGCTGGGGTTAGATAATATCGATTGGCTGTTTCAGTACCCAGAATTGGCAGACGATTTCTTCGGACTGCTAAGGGCTTGGCATGAGGAGGCGAAAAATCGCGAAATTTGGAAAAAACTGCGATTGGTGGTGGTGCATTCGACAGAAGTTTATATTCCCCTCAATGTCAATCAATCTCCCTTTAACGTAGGATTGCCGATTGAATTGCCAGAGTTTACGCCCGAAGAGGTATTAGATTTAGCCAAACGGTATGGATTGAATTGGTCAACTCAAGAAGTAGAGCAATTAATGGCGTTGGTGGGAGGGCAACCCTACCTCGTGAGGCTAGCCCTCTATTATCTTGGGCGTAAGGAAGTTGCCCTAGAACAAATCTTGTCTTCCCCAACCAGTATTTACAGCGATCGCTTGCAACGACAACTCTGGAATCTTCAAAGCAAACAGTCAGGACTAGCAGAAGCTTTTGCTAGAGTCGTGATGGCAGGCGAACCAGTAGAGTTAGACCTAATCGATGCCTTCAAGTTGCAGAGTCTGGGATTAGTCCGTTTGCAGGGCGGTCGGGCAACACCCAGTTGCAAGTTGTACGCACAATATTTTCGCGCTTATTTCAATAGTAGTTACCATTAG
- the sipA gene encoding regulatory protein SipA — protein sequence MTEKDITVGSKVRLIARPPYLKTAEPMPMLRPSDILEIGEEGTVIDRRPGGYWGVRFARGAFLMENQYIEVVSDDAAPPSSSGENRKDF from the coding sequence ATGACAGAGAAAGACATTACTGTTGGCAGTAAAGTTCGATTGATTGCTCGACCGCCTTATCTAAAGACGGCAGAACCTATGCCGATGCTGCGTCCCTCCGATATCTTGGAAATCGGAGAAGAAGGCACTGTTATAGATCGTCGTCCGGGAGGCTATTGGGGCGTTCGTTTTGCGCGAGGAGCTTTCTTGATGGAGAATCAGTATATCGAGGTTGTATCGGACGATGCCGCTCCGCCGAGTTCATCGGGAGAAAATAGAAAAGACTTTTAA
- a CDS encoding sirohydrochlorin chelatase → MLETSHSSTAQIDSDTFSLQLPALPIARPLLAIGHGTRDPQGRQAFLDFVSAYQNLDPSRPVVPCFLELTEPTIQQGVDLCIEKGFTELSALPILLFAARHNKFDVTNELDRARQRHPQLKFYYGRHFGITPSILELWQKRLALLDEPERNPRNIPRSETVLLFVGRGSSDPDANGDVYKMARVLWEGSGYQTVETCFIGITHPRLEEGFRRARLYQPKRIIVLPYFLFTGALVKKIFDITNQQQEKYPDIAIACLPEMGIQTQLLQLLREREIETQLGQVQMNCEMCKFRLAALNHSHSHGHDHHHHHHHDSPTPDPYANLEQYHNKIWQAP, encoded by the coding sequence TTGTTAGAAACTTCTCATTCATCAACGGCACAGATTGACTCAGATACTTTTTCTCTTCAATTACCAGCCTTACCGATCGCTCGTCCATTACTCGCAATCGGTCACGGGACGAGAGATCCGCAAGGAAGACAAGCGTTTCTGGATTTTGTTTCAGCTTATCAAAATTTAGATCCTTCGCGTCCTGTGGTGCCTTGTTTCTTAGAGCTTACCGAACCAACAATTCAACAGGGAGTCGATCTTTGCATAGAGAAGGGATTTACAGAACTTTCAGCCCTTCCAATTCTCTTATTTGCAGCGCGACACAATAAGTTTGACGTTACCAATGAATTAGATCGGGCACGACAGCGCCATCCCCAACTTAAGTTTTACTACGGTCGTCATTTTGGCATTACTCCCAGTATTTTAGAACTGTGGCAAAAGCGTTTAGCGCTCCTGGACGAACCAGAACGCAACCCCAGAAATATTCCTCGTTCGGAAACGGTTTTGCTGTTTGTAGGACGAGGTTCTAGCGATCCCGATGCTAACGGGGATGTTTATAAAATGGCGCGAGTTCTCTGGGAAGGCAGCGGCTATCAAACGGTAGAAACATGTTTTATCGGGATTACTCATCCCCGCTTGGAAGAGGGTTTTCGCCGCGCTCGCCTATACCAGCCGAAGCGAATTATCGTGCTACCCTATTTCTTGTTTACTGGGGCATTGGTAAAAAAGATTTTTGATATTACCAACCAACAGCAAGAAAAATATCCCGACATTGCGATCGCGTGCTTGCCAGAAATGGGAATTCAGACCCAACTGCTGCAACTACTCAGAGAACGAGAAATTGAAACCCAACTGGGACAAGTCCAAATGAACTGCGAAATGTGTAAGTTTCGCCTAGCAGCGCTCAACCACAGTCACAGTCACGGACACGACCACCATCACCATCACCACCACGATAGCCCTACTCCCGATCCCTATGCCAATCTAGAACAATATCACAATAAAATTTGGCAAGCTCCTTAG
- the sbcC gene encoding exonuclease subunit SbcC, which yields MIPLQLTLKNFLSYREATLDFRGLHTACICGANGAGKSSLLEAITWVIWGQSRAASDDDIIHAGAEYVRVDFQFSSNSQIYRIIRTRNRGRNSSLEFQIENGGDFRSVTAKSLRATQEQIISYLKLDYDTFINSAYLRQGRADEFMLRRPNERKQILADLLKLDRYEELAEQAKDISKQFKGQAEQLELSLQPIEKQLEQRDTVVSQLTNLEKELIKFQLAQESDREKLLQLQAGEHQRQSWYQQLSWQQTQYQNLLQDCERLKTEQIELKNQIAELERFLDREPEIVAEYQQLLSLQQEEETLSLKFQAYQDAQQHRQELEQQLIQQTNELNLQIRQGQTRLESLQQQEQELQQILSRSAEIQAGLEQLRHHRQRLRELDDLQHQVSPLLQRRYTLQTDIERAQARLTAQLEQLRSSEAQYLEELAKVPEIRQAALAVDAKIQELEKKQVYQKRIEEKGQERKSYKERLQTNQKICEEQLEELKEKLKLLQIPNAVCPLCEQDLDEHYRHNVIYKTQTQQQEIQEQIWSFQEQITAYERELQNLRIEYQQLKEELTPYTSLQQQFGQLEAQLEAISEVNSKLKQVRGEIARVEYLLSSKLYAQDLQTELQLLNQEIQRLNYDEQTHALVRGEVEKWRWAEIKQAKLDDASRRQSAIDAKKPKLVAQIERLQTQLEQLRTSSEIQKQIERLERYLTELGYERSRHQNLINSLRQAQPWQLRYQELKQAKQQYPQLQNRLQQLEQLLQVRLGDRVTMKEQLDSLIAQMEKTTDCREEIQALEAKIQQQQRQIDEFLAQQGRWKQTLTQLENLQIQYEENCKQLKEVKKQYRIYQELAQAFGKNGIQTLMIENILPQLEAETNQILARLTGNQLHVQFLTQKAGRSVSKRKNSKLIDTLDILIADARGTRAYETYSGGEAFRINFSIRLALARLLAQRAGTALQMLIVDEGFGTQDSEGCDRLIAAINAIAADFACILTVTHMPQFKEAFQHRIEVRKTERGSQLILSN from the coding sequence ATGATTCCGCTACAACTGACGCTCAAAAACTTTCTCAGTTACCGGGAAGCAACCCTAGATTTTCGGGGACTACATACTGCCTGCATATGTGGAGCTAATGGCGCGGGAAAATCTTCTTTACTAGAAGCAATTACTTGGGTAATTTGGGGTCAAAGTCGGGCTGCTAGCGATGATGACATCATTCATGCAGGGGCGGAATACGTGCGAGTCGATTTTCAATTTAGTAGCAATAGTCAAATCTATCGCATTATTCGCACTCGCAATCGGGGACGAAATAGTTCCTTAGAGTTTCAGATAGAAAATGGAGGAGATTTCCGTTCTGTCACTGCCAAAAGTTTGCGAGCAACTCAAGAACAAATTATTTCTTATTTAAAACTCGATTATGATACCTTTATTAATTCAGCTTACTTACGTCAGGGACGAGCCGATGAATTTATGTTGCGCCGTCCCAACGAACGCAAGCAAATTTTAGCCGATTTACTCAAACTGGATCGCTATGAAGAATTAGCCGAGCAAGCTAAAGATATATCGAAACAATTTAAGGGGCAAGCGGAACAATTAGAATTAAGTTTACAACCAATAGAAAAACAATTAGAACAGAGAGATACGGTTGTTTCTCAGCTGACTAATTTAGAAAAGGAGTTAATAAAATTTCAACTAGCGCAAGAAAGCGATCGCGAGAAATTACTTCAATTACAAGCAGGAGAACATCAGCGACAAAGTTGGTATCAACAACTTAGTTGGCAACAAACTCAATATCAAAATTTATTGCAAGACTGCGAGCGGCTAAAAACCGAACAAATCGAACTAAAAAATCAGATTGCCGAACTAGAAAGATTTCTCGATCGAGAGCCAGAAATTGTTGCCGAATACCAACAATTACTAAGCTTGCAACAAGAAGAAGAAACCTTGTCTTTAAAGTTTCAAGCCTACCAAGACGCACAACAACACAGACAAGAACTCGAACAACAACTGATTCAACAAACTAACGAACTAAATTTACAAATTCGACAGGGACAAACCCGTTTAGAATCCCTACAACAACAAGAACAAGAACTGCAACAAATTTTATCTCGTTCTGCTGAAATCCAAGCAGGGTTAGAACAACTTCGCCACCATCGCCAACGTCTAAGAGAACTTGACGACTTACAACATCAAGTTTCCCCTTTATTGCAGAGACGCTACACTCTACAAACCGATATCGAACGCGCGCAGGCAAGACTGACAGCACAATTAGAACAACTCCGTTCTTCCGAAGCACAGTATCTAGAAGAATTGGCTAAAGTTCCAGAAATACGTCAAGCTGCGCTAGCAGTAGATGCCAAAATTCAAGAATTAGAAAAAAAACAAGTTTATCAGAAGCGCATTGAAGAAAAAGGACAAGAAAGAAAGAGTTATAAAGAGCGATTGCAAACCAATCAAAAAATTTGTGAAGAACAATTAGAAGAATTAAAAGAAAAGCTAAAGCTCCTGCAAATTCCTAATGCAGTTTGTCCGCTATGCGAACAGGATTTAGACGAACATTATCGTCATAATGTTATTTATAAAACTCAAACTCAACAGCAAGAAATCCAAGAACAAATCTGGAGTTTTCAGGAACAAATTACTGCCTATGAAAGAGAATTACAAAATTTACGAATTGAATATCAACAATTGAAGGAAGAATTAACTCCTTATACTTCTCTACAGCAGCAATTCGGACAGCTAGAAGCACAGTTAGAAGCTATTAGTGAAGTTAATAGTAAGCTTAAGCAAGTTCGAGGAGAAATCGCACGAGTTGAATATTTATTATCAAGCAAACTATATGCTCAAGATTTACAGACAGAATTGCAATTACTCAATCAGGAAATACAACGTCTCAATTATGACGAACAAACCCATGCTCTAGTCAGAGGGGAAGTTGAAAAATGGCGATGGGCAGAAATTAAACAAGCTAAGCTGGATGATGCCAGTCGCCGTCAAAGTGCTATCGATGCAAAAAAACCCAAACTTGTCGCTCAAATAGAGCGCTTGCAAACTCAGTTAGAACAGTTGCGAACCAGTTCCGAAATTCAAAAACAAATTGAGCGATTGGAACGATATCTTACTGAATTGGGTTACGAGCGATCGCGCCATCAAAACCTAATCAATTCTCTGCGCCAAGCGCAACCTTGGCAATTGCGCTATCAAGAATTAAAACAAGCAAAACAACAGTATCCCCAATTGCAAAATCGCCTCCAACAACTAGAACAACTTCTACAAGTAAGATTGGGCGATCGCGTGACGATGAAAGAACAATTAGATAGCCTAATTGCTCAAATGGAAAAAACCACCGATTGTCGAGAAGAAATTCAAGCCCTAGAAGCAAAAATTCAACAGCAACAGCGACAAATTGACGAATTTTTAGCCCAGCAGGGACGTTGGAAACAAACGTTAACTCAATTAGAAAACTTGCAAATTCAATACGAGGAAAACTGCAAACAATTAAAAGAAGTCAAAAAACAATATCGAATCTATCAAGAATTAGCGCAGGCATTTGGGAAAAATGGTATTCAAACGCTAATGATTGAAAATATTTTACCTCAGTTAGAGGCAGAAACCAATCAAATTTTAGCGCGATTGACAGGCAATCAATTGCACGTACAATTTTTAACGCAAAAGGCGGGACGCAGCGTTTCTAAGAGGAAAAATTCTAAATTAATCGATACATTAGATATTTTAATTGCTGATGCTAGAGGAACTCGTGCCTACGAAACCTATTCGGGCGGAGAAGCATTTCGGATTAATTTTTCTATTCGTTTAGCTTTGGCGAGATTATTAGCTCAGCGTGCAGGAACTGCCTTACAAATGTTAATTGTCGATGAAGGTTTTGGGACGCAAGATAGTGAAGGATGCGACCGATTAATTGCTGCAATTAATGCGATCGCTGCCGATTTTGCCTGTATTCTAACCGTCACTCACATGCCTCAATTTAAAGAGGCTTTTCAGCATCGCATCGAAGTTCGCAAAACCGAGCGAGGTTCTCAGTTAATTTTGTCAAATTAA
- the glgB gene encoding 1,4-alpha-glucan branching enzyme: MSTTISPEQVSQIVNNLHHDPFEILGCHSLENNNGKTKQWIVRAYLPKAQAAWVICPIERQEYPMQAVHHPHFFECAIELPELKNYQLRIREGERERVIYDPYAFHSPKLTDYDLHLFAEGNHHRIYEKLGAHLTEIDGVKGVYFALWAPNARNVSVLGDFNNWDGRLHQMRKHNNTVWELFIPGIGAGANYKYEVKNWEGHIYEKSDPYGFQQEVRPKTASIVTDLSTYQWNDDEWMEKRRHSDPLTQPISVYEVHLGSWMHASASEKPHLLGRKGEPVPVSEWNTEARFLTYYELAHKLIPYVKEMGYTHIELLPIAEHPFDGSWGYQVTGYYAPTSRYGTPEDFMYFVDKCHENGIGVIVDWVPGHFPKDGHGLAFFDGTHLYEHADPRKGEHKEWGTLVFNYSRNEVRNFLVANALFWFDKYHIDGIRVDAVASMLYLDYCRKDGEWLPNEYGGRENLEAVEFLRQVNTVLFQYFPGVLSIAEESTAWAMVSWPAYMGGLGFNLKWNMGWMHDMLDYFSMDPWFRQFHQNNITFSMWYHHSENFMLALSHDEIVHGKSNMIGKMPGDEWQKYANVRCLFAYMFAHPGKKTMFMSMEFGQWSEWNVWGDLEWNLLQYEPHQKLKQFFADLNALYKSEPALYTRDFEQEGFQWIDCSDNRHSVVSFIRRAKNPTEFVVTVCNFTPQPHSHYRIGVPEPGFYTELFNSDARKYGGSNMGNLGGKWTDEWTFHNFPYSLDLCLPPLAVLVLKLDRAKTAEAMKQVRGE, translated from the coding sequence ATGTCAACAACGATTTCCCCCGAACAGGTCAGTCAAATAGTCAACAACCTGCATCACGATCCTTTTGAAATATTGGGATGCCACTCCTTAGAGAACAATAACGGTAAAACGAAACAATGGATAGTGAGAGCTTATTTACCCAAAGCGCAAGCAGCATGGGTCATTTGTCCGATAGAACGCCAGGAATATCCCATGCAAGCCGTGCATCATCCTCACTTTTTTGAATGCGCGATCGAACTCCCAGAACTAAAAAACTATCAGTTGCGGATTCGAGAAGGAGAACGCGAACGGGTAATTTACGACCCCTATGCTTTTCATTCGCCAAAACTGACCGATTACGACCTACACCTGTTTGCGGAAGGAAATCACCATCGCATTTACGAAAAATTAGGCGCTCATTTGACCGAAATCGATGGAGTCAAAGGCGTTTATTTTGCCCTCTGGGCGCCCAACGCTCGCAACGTGTCTGTCTTGGGCGATTTCAATAACTGGGATGGCAGGCTTCACCAAATGCGGAAACACAACAACACTGTTTGGGAACTGTTTATTCCTGGAATTGGTGCTGGTGCGAATTATAAATACGAAGTCAAAAACTGGGAAGGACATATCTACGAAAAATCCGATCCCTACGGTTTCCAGCAAGAAGTCAGGCCGAAAACTGCTTCTATCGTCACCGATTTGAGCACCTACCAATGGAACGACGACGAGTGGATGGAAAAACGCCGCCATAGCGATCCCCTCACCCAACCCATTTCCGTCTATGAAGTCCATTTAGGATCCTGGATGCACGCTTCTGCTAGCGAAAAACCCCACTTGCTTGGTAGAAAGGGAGAACCCGTACCAGTATCGGAATGGAACACGGAAGCGCGGTTCCTCACTTACTACGAACTAGCCCACAAGCTGATTCCCTATGTCAAAGAGATGGGATATACCCATATAGAATTATTGCCGATCGCCGAGCATCCTTTCGACGGTTCCTGGGGCTATCAAGTAACCGGGTATTATGCTCCTACCTCCCGTTACGGCACTCCGGAAGACTTTATGTATTTCGTCGATAAGTGCCATGAAAACGGTATTGGGGTGATTGTAGACTGGGTACCCGGACACTTTCCTAAAGACGGACACGGCTTAGCATTCTTTGACGGCACTCACCTTTACGAACACGCCGATCCTCGCAAAGGAGAACATAAAGAATGGGGAACTTTAGTCTTTAACTATAGTCGCAACGAAGTTCGCAACTTCCTAGTTGCCAACGCTCTTTTCTGGTTTGACAAATATCACATCGACGGCATTCGAGTCGATGCAGTTGCTTCCATGCTCTATCTCGATTATTGCCGTAAAGACGGAGAATGGCTTCCCAACGAATATGGGGGTAGAGAAAATCTCGAAGCTGTCGAATTCCTGCGTCAGGTAAATACCGTTCTCTTTCAATACTTCCCAGGCGTACTTTCCATTGCAGAAGAGTCAACTGCATGGGCGATGGTGTCTTGGCCTGCCTATATGGGGGGGTTGGGTTTCAATCTCAAGTGGAACATGGGCTGGATGCACGATATGCTCGATTACTTTAGCATGGATCCCTGGTTCCGCCAGTTCCATCAGAATAATATCACCTTCAGCATGTGGTATCACCACAGCGAAAATTTCATGCTAGCGTTGTCCCACGATGAAATCGTCCACGGCAAAAGTAATATGATAGGCAAAATGCCGGGAGACGAATGGCAGAAATATGCTAACGTTCGTTGTTTGTTTGCCTATATGTTCGCCCACCCCGGCAAAAAGACCATGTTCATGAGCATGGAATTCGGTCAGTGGAGCGAGTGGAATGTTTGGGGCGATCTCGAATGGAATCTTTTGCAATACGAACCCCATCAAAAGCTGAAACAGTTTTTTGCCGACCTCAACGCCCTGTACAAGAGCGAACCCGCGCTCTACACTCGCGATTTCGAGCAAGAAGGATTTCAGTGGATCGATTGTAGCGACAATCGCCATAGCGTTGTTTCCTTTATTCGTCGCGCCAAAAATCCGACCGAGTTTGTCGTGACGGTTTGTAATTTTACGCCACAACCCCACAGTCACTACCGCATTGGCGTTCCCGAACCGGGATTCTACACCGAACTATTTAATAGCGATGCTCGCAAGTACGGCGGGAGCAATATGGGCAATCTAGGCGGTAAATGGACGGATGAATGGACGTTTCATAATTTTCCCTATTCTCTCGATCTATGTTTGCCGCCTTTAGCGGTTTTGGTGCTGAAGTTAGATCGCGCTAAGACAGCAGAGGCGATGAAGCAAGTTCGAGGCGAGTAG
- a CDS encoding ABC transporter ATP-binding protein encodes MAKVVLENIYKSFPQRMGKQAAVPTSDRQKKDDKSAYVSVLRSINLAIEDGEFMVLVGPSGCGKSTLLRLIAGLEEPTGGNIWVGDRLVNPLPPKERDIAMVFQNYALYPHLSVYDNIAFGLRRMGSKDKKTSLMGDILAGVTRNLPRKLRYMTYKEKAIDERVRKVAQLLQIELLLDRLPRQLSGGQKQRVALGRAIARNPQVFLMDEPLSNLDAKLRAETRTQIVKLQRQLGVTTIYVTHDQTEAMTMGDRIAVINEGEIQQLARPLDIYNRPANRFVAEFIGSPPMNFFSVEVEAPLTVVHSCFRLTLPDLWSPWLQPYNGRSLLLGVRPEHFKLSSPAPDSLPVQVDLVEALGNDTYISVHPVDDSTLSLIARIPPDERVDLGDCIWLTPVPERIHLFDPQTEKAIWQEDSR; translated from the coding sequence GTGGCAAAAGTTGTTTTAGAAAACATTTACAAAAGCTTTCCCCAGCGAATGGGGAAACAGGCGGCTGTACCTACATCCGATCGCCAGAAAAAAGATGACAAGTCTGCTTATGTCAGCGTCTTGCGCTCCATCAACCTCGCGATCGAGGACGGGGAATTTATGGTGCTGGTAGGACCATCCGGTTGTGGAAAAAGTACGCTGCTACGCCTGATCGCGGGTTTAGAAGAACCGACCGGGGGAAATATTTGGGTTGGCGATCGCTTGGTCAATCCTTTACCGCCCAAAGAACGCGATATCGCCATGGTTTTCCAAAATTACGCCCTCTATCCCCATTTAAGCGTTTATGATAATATCGCTTTCGGCTTGCGACGCATGGGCAGTAAAGACAAAAAGACTAGCCTGATGGGAGATATCCTAGCAGGAGTGACGAGAAATCTGCCTAGAAAATTGCGCTACATGACCTACAAAGAAAAAGCGATCGACGAACGGGTTAGAAAAGTCGCTCAATTGTTGCAGATCGAGTTACTGTTAGATCGCTTGCCCAGACAGCTATCAGGCGGACAAAAACAACGGGTTGCCTTGGGAAGGGCGATCGCTCGCAATCCCCAGGTGTTTTTGATGGACGAACCGCTATCCAACCTGGATGCCAAGCTGCGGGCAGAAACTCGCACCCAGATCGTCAAACTGCAACGTCAACTCGGCGTAACCACCATCTACGTCACCCACGACCAAACAGAAGCAATGACGATGGGCGATCGCATTGCCGTAATCAATGAGGGAGAGATCCAGCAACTAGCTCGACCGTTAGATATCTACAACCGTCCGGCGAATCGCTTCGTGGCAGAATTTATCGGTTCGCCCCCAATGAATTTCTTCTCGGTGGAGGTAGAAGCGCCCCTCACAGTCGTTCACTCTTGCTTTCGATTGACCTTACCCGATCTCTGGTCGCCATGGCTGCAACCCTATAATGGGCGATCCCTGCTGTTGGGGGTTCGACCGGAGCATTTTAAGCTCAGTTCTCCCGCCCCCGATAGTTTACCCGTGCAAGTCGATTTGGTCGAAGCCCTGGGCAACGATACCTATATCTCCGTCCATCCCGTTGACGATTCCACTCTCTCGCTTATCGCCAGAATTCCTCCAGATGAGCGGGTAGATCTCGGCGATTGCATTTGGCTGACTCCCGTGCCAGAGAGAATACATTTATTCGATCCCCAAACGGAGAAGGCGATTTGGCAAGAAGATTCAAGGTAA
- a CDS encoding glutathione S-transferase family protein, with amino-acid sequence MSNSLDRAPETLHFYFNRNCPYAQRSWIALIELGIAYEPIEIELGKDNKTDWFRALNPNGTVPTIKHGETVVYESLVVNEYLCEVFGGDLMPSTPANRARARILMSRCDAKFVKLGYSYLSHKRREDETKDDQLRSQLEEELRFLDNAIGNWGGSYFLGDTLTLADIAFIPFFQRMNVALASFKNFKLENLNLPHLNAWLEAISHRDSCSQTQMSAQQIEEVYARFLNLDYFKRIGIAS; translated from the coding sequence ATGTCAAATTCTCTAGATCGAGCACCTGAAACCCTGCATTTTTACTTTAATCGCAATTGTCCTTACGCTCAGCGCAGTTGGATTGCTTTAATCGAGTTGGGGATCGCATACGAACCCATCGAGATCGAATTGGGTAAGGACAATAAGACCGACTGGTTTCGCGCCTTGAACCCCAATGGTACCGTGCCGACTATCAAACACGGCGAAACTGTTGTCTACGAATCATTGGTAGTTAACGAGTATTTGTGCGAAGTTTTTGGCGGCGATTTAATGCCATCGACTCCCGCCAATCGCGCCAGAGCTAGAATATTAATGTCTCGTTGCGATGCAAAATTTGTCAAGCTGGGCTATAGCTATCTTTCCCACAAACGAAGGGAAGATGAGACTAAAGATGACCAATTGCGATCGCAGCTTGAAGAGGAACTGCGTTTTTTAGATAATGCGATCGGCAACTGGGGAGGTTCCTACTTTTTGGGAGACACACTGACGCTAGCAGACATCGCTTTTATTCCCTTTTTCCAGCGCATGAATGTAGCTTTGGCTAGCTTTAAGAATTTTAAGCTCGAAAACCTTAACTTACCCCATCTCAATGCTTGGCTAGAAGCTATATCCCATCGAGATAGCTGTAGCCAAACTCAGATGTCTGCCCAGCAAATCGAGGAAGTGTATGCTCGTTTTCTGAATCTGGATTATTTTAAAAGAATTGGAATTGCTAGTTAA